The window CGCGTCGAGCTTGACCTTGGAGGTCTCCTTGGCCAGCTGGGCGGCCTCGAGCGGGCTGTAGAGCCGCTCGCGGTCGACCAGCTCGGCCGCCTGACGGTAAGCCTTGCTGCGCTTTGCCATTGCTGTTCCTTCACATTCATTGCACACCTGGGGCAGGAAACCGTCCCCGGCGTTACGGATCAGTCGTGGTGCGGACCAGCGCCTGGCCCTCCCACACTTGCTTGGTCTAGCGGGTGGTGCTTATTCGACCGTGATGCCCATCGAGCGAGCGGTGCCCGCGATGATCTTCGCGGCCTGCTCGACGTCGTTGGCGTTGAGGTCGGACTTCTTGGTCTCGGCGATCTCGCGGACCTGGTCCCAGGTCACCTTGGCGACCTTGACCTTGTGCGGCTCGGCCGAGCCCTTGTCCACACCGGCGGCCTTGAGCAGCAGCTTCGCGGCGGGCGGGGTCTTCAGCTTGAAGTCGAACGTGCGGTCCTCATACACGGAGATCTCGACCGGCACCACGGTGCCACGCTGCGACTCGGTCGCGGCGTTGTAGGCCTTGCAGAACTCCATGATGTTGACGCCGTGCTGACCAAGCGCGGGGCCGACCGGCGGCGCCGGGTTGGCCTGACCCGCCGTGATCTGCAGCTTGATGATCGCTGCAAGCTTCTTCTTCTTGGGTGGCATTTCCGTGCTTCCTGTTATCGCGTTGTCCACCGCGGGCGAATGGCTGCGCCCGGGTGGCCGGCCGG is drawn from Actinokineospora alba and contains these coding sequences:
- the rplK gene encoding 50S ribosomal protein L11, translating into MPPKKKKLAAIIKLQITAGQANPAPPVGPALGQHGVNIMEFCKAYNAATESQRGTVVPVEISVYEDRTFDFKLKTPPAAKLLLKAAGVDKGSAEPHKVKVAKVTWDQVREIAETKKSDLNANDVEQAAKIIAGTARSMGITVE